The Spartinivicinus poritis genome has a window encoding:
- a CDS encoding sensor histidine kinase: MTLMTAFYISMSLTVITAVLAGAWLIIKSTQHKALRPLAGFCLAMAGWCAGHLLVQFEALIIRQTGLALLLANPFIPTFFLHFTLNFIGDASQSQSSPALIKTMQRRIGIWYGLAAVVSIISWLAADNFLQPWLSFSAFIHLDGFGWVNLAYTVLVGLEAHSLLIWGWQVSSANKRRSIVAMFIVGGWGLLLATSFVFPSVNIDVFPYPMLLLPSYAVLLVYGVTRYQLVEVNQWARKAINWLALVTGVFIAIALFSAIAGSLGITALADVPLLQLWLYSLFVLAVAWMLSQPAHLLADRIIYPGAHLDQGTLDQWLATLQQCQSWESLKRTAEQLLQQHLGRMLHVEFAVEEQPQDPTIYCLKRSEWEIKLVGWEDLTPSLRHVGEVFAALLLSSARLVEQRLQLAKQEKQRLAEQHLVELGSLSAAMAHELRNPLNIISMAAAQTDKTTRSYIQAQVERADQLVSDMLSYSGRLELSCEMNKLKLIVSTVASYIEQNYQIKVSSDIENDLVVYGDCGKIQQVLTNLLENAAAFTRNQSMPQILISANNIQQNSGDNCCEIIVHNNGPAITEEMKKQLFIPFVSKRAGGSGLGLAIIRRIMEAHQGCVYHSDSMGWNCSFICQFPYPK; the protein is encoded by the coding sequence ATGACTTTGATGACTGCTTTCTATATATCCATGAGTCTAACAGTCATTACGGCTGTTCTGGCTGGCGCTTGGTTGATCATTAAATCAACACAGCACAAGGCTTTACGGCCGTTGGCTGGTTTTTGTTTGGCGATGGCTGGATGGTGTGCTGGGCATTTACTGGTGCAGTTTGAGGCATTGATCATTCGCCAAACAGGCTTGGCGCTTTTATTAGCAAATCCGTTTATTCCCACCTTTTTTCTTCACTTTACGCTTAATTTTATTGGTGATGCTAGTCAATCTCAGTCATCACCAGCACTTATAAAAACCATGCAACGCCGTATTGGTATTTGGTATGGGCTTGCTGCGGTTGTATCTATTATTAGTTGGCTGGCTGCTGATAACTTTTTACAACCTTGGCTATCTTTTAGTGCATTTATTCACTTAGATGGGTTTGGCTGGGTGAATCTAGCCTATACCGTACTTGTCGGGTTAGAAGCACATTCGTTACTTATCTGGGGATGGCAAGTTAGTTCTGCAAATAAACGGCGTTCTATTGTTGCAATGTTTATTGTGGGTGGCTGGGGATTGCTGTTAGCAACGAGTTTTGTATTCCCTTCAGTTAACATTGATGTTTTTCCTTATCCTATGTTGTTGTTGCCTAGTTATGCTGTTTTACTGGTTTATGGTGTGACTCGTTATCAGCTAGTGGAAGTCAACCAGTGGGCCAGAAAAGCCATTAACTGGTTGGCTCTAGTCACTGGGGTATTTATTGCTATTGCATTATTTAGTGCAATAGCGGGTTCATTAGGAATAACAGCTTTGGCTGATGTACCACTACTTCAGTTATGGCTTTACTCACTGTTTGTATTGGCAGTGGCTTGGATGCTAAGCCAGCCTGCTCATTTATTGGCTGATCGGATTATTTATCCTGGGGCCCACTTGGATCAAGGAACACTTGATCAGTGGTTAGCAACATTGCAGCAATGTCAGAGCTGGGAGTCGCTAAAAAGAACAGCTGAACAACTACTTCAACAACATCTTGGACGAATGCTGCATGTTGAGTTTGCTGTAGAAGAACAACCTCAAGATCCTACTATTTATTGCTTAAAACGCTCAGAGTGGGAAATTAAACTGGTTGGCTGGGAAGATTTAACACCGAGTTTACGCCATGTAGGAGAGGTTTTTGCTGCATTATTATTGAGCAGTGCTCGCCTGGTTGAGCAGCGTTTACAGCTAGCAAAACAAGAAAAACAACGACTTGCAGAGCAACATTTAGTGGAGTTGGGTAGTTTATCGGCGGCAATGGCTCATGAATTACGTAATCCACTGAATATTATTTCAATGGCAGCTGCCCAAACGGACAAGACGACTCGAAGCTATATTCAAGCCCAAGTAGAAAGGGCCGACCAGTTGGTTAGTGATATGCTCAGTTATTCTGGCAGGTTGGAACTTAGTTGTGAGATGAATAAACTAAAGTTAATTGTTTCAACTGTGGCTAGTTATATAGAGCAGAACTATCAGATTAAAGTGTCATCTGATATTGAAAATGATTTGGTAGTTTATGGAGATTGCGGAAAAATACAGCAAGTATTAACTAACTTATTAGAAAATGCTGCTGCATTCACTCGAAATCAATCAATGCCACAAATCTTGATTAGTGCAAATAACATACAGCAAAATAGTGGCGACAACTGTTGTGAAATCATAGTTCATAATAATGGCCCTGCTATTACCGAAGAGATGAAAAAGCAACTATTTATTCCATTTGTCAGTAAGCGTGCTGGGGGGAGTGGATTAGGACTAGCAATAATCAGGCGAATAATGGAAGCTCACCAAGGGTGTGTGTATCACTCAGATTCTATGGGGTGGAATTGTAGCTTTATCTGCCAGTTTCCTTACCCTAAATAA
- a CDS encoding cytochrome ubiquinol oxidase subunit I, whose product MEFDPAILSRIQFALTISFHIIFPTLSIGLACYIAIMEGLWLKLRQPIYLQQAKFWIKPFAITFGMGVVSGLVLSYQFGTNFNKFSEIASPVIGPLLNYEVLTAFFLEAGFLGIMLFGWNRVSEKIHFGASVIVAVGTILSAFWILAANSWMHTPAGVIIENDQILVTSWLEVIFNPSFPYRFAHMLLASFITTLVVIASVSSYYLLKKRHQQFAKKSLGIAVAGLVVLTPIQAFVGDLHGLNTLEHQPVKVAAMEGIWETEQGAGLRLFAIPDQQQAKNDFEIVIPKLASLILTHDADGTVQGLNAVPENERPPVAVVFYSFRLMIGIGIFLLAMAYLGLWLAKKGTLFNNTYYLKTLKWSAPLGFIATLSGWYVVEVGRQPWLIQGLFRTSDLVTPLPAERVLISLIGFVVVYTLLFGVYLHFFKKLIRQGPETINSTTNSENITNAVNSNTKQVKPA is encoded by the coding sequence ATGGAATTTGACCCCGCCATACTCTCCCGTATTCAATTTGCATTAACTATCAGTTTCCATATTATTTTTCCCACGCTTTCTATTGGGCTAGCTTGTTATATTGCCATTATGGAGGGGTTATGGTTAAAACTTCGCCAACCCATTTATCTACAACAAGCTAAATTCTGGATTAAGCCTTTTGCTATTACCTTCGGTATGGGGGTCGTATCTGGTTTGGTGCTTTCTTATCAGTTTGGCACCAACTTTAATAAATTTTCTGAGATCGCTTCACCCGTCATAGGTCCTTTGCTCAACTATGAAGTACTCACCGCCTTTTTCTTAGAAGCAGGTTTTTTAGGCATTATGCTATTTGGCTGGAATAGAGTAAGCGAAAAAATTCATTTTGGTGCATCAGTAATCGTAGCTGTTGGTACCATTTTATCTGCATTTTGGATTCTAGCCGCTAACTCATGGATGCATACACCCGCTGGCGTCATTATCGAAAATGACCAGATTTTAGTCACTAGCTGGCTCGAGGTAATTTTTAACCCTTCATTTCCTTACCGCTTTGCCCATATGCTCCTTGCTAGCTTTATTACTACATTAGTGGTGATAGCAAGTGTTTCCAGTTATTACTTATTAAAAAAACGGCACCAGCAATTTGCCAAAAAAAGCTTAGGGATAGCGGTGGCAGGTCTGGTTGTGCTGACTCCAATTCAGGCATTTGTAGGTGACCTCCATGGCCTTAATACTTTAGAACATCAACCCGTAAAAGTGGCTGCAATGGAAGGTATCTGGGAAACTGAACAGGGAGCTGGCCTCCGACTGTTTGCTATCCCAGACCAACAACAAGCGAAAAATGACTTTGAAATTGTTATTCCCAAACTAGCAAGCTTGATTTTAACTCACGACGCTGATGGTACCGTGCAAGGCTTAAATGCCGTACCAGAAAATGAACGCCCACCCGTTGCAGTAGTTTTTTATAGTTTTCGCCTAATGATAGGGATAGGTATATTCTTGCTCGCTATGGCTTACCTGGGCCTATGGCTGGCTAAAAAAGGTACTCTGTTTAATAACACTTATTATTTAAAAACACTGAAATGGTCAGCACCACTAGGCTTCATCGCAACTTTATCCGGCTGGTATGTAGTTGAAGTCGGCCGGCAACCCTGGTTAATTCAAGGTTTATTCCGTACCAGTGACTTAGTCACCCCTTTGCCTGCCGAACGAGTTCTCATCAGTTTAATTGGCTTCGTGGTTGTTTATACCTTATTATTTGGTGTTTACCTGCACTTCTTCAAGAAACTAATCCGCCAAGGACCTGAGACTATTAATTCAACAACTAATTCAGAAAACATAACAAATGCAGTAAACAGTAATACAAAGCAAGTTAAGCCAGCATGA
- the cydB gene encoding cytochrome d ubiquinol oxidase subunit II: MDLAVVWLLVIVFGIFVYAILDGFDLGIGILYPWLNKQERMTALHSIKHVWDGNETWMVFAGVCLLVAFPKVYSQVLGTLYIPVFLMLFALIFRGVVFEYRFKADSSKVWWDFSFFAGSTIAAFSQGTILGSVLLGLQVNNEQLTPLWLHPFSLAMGALITIAYCSLGSLWLQINTEPMLEKKCNRIANKMIGLFSLLSLIVVYSFFGNFSWTDTTFVLSVISYKWMILMVVGLFGFLTIKSNSSMQNSSKQAFLLFCSYLFILYLGLLNLVFPYIIPGKLTIWQAMGNENSLQFALVGVAILLPVVLAYTVYSYKVFSGKPDSSAGAY, translated from the coding sequence ATGGACTTAGCAGTAGTATGGTTGTTAGTTATCGTTTTCGGGATTTTTGTTTACGCTATTCTAGACGGTTTTGATCTTGGTATCGGTATACTTTACCCCTGGCTTAATAAGCAAGAAAGAATGACCGCTCTACATTCTATCAAACACGTATGGGATGGAAATGAAACCTGGATGGTATTCGCTGGTGTTTGTCTGCTGGTTGCATTCCCCAAAGTCTATAGCCAAGTATTAGGTACTTTATATATACCAGTATTTCTAATGCTGTTTGCTTTAATTTTTCGTGGTGTAGTGTTTGAGTATCGCTTTAAAGCAGATAGTAGCAAAGTCTGGTGGGATTTTAGTTTTTTTGCTGGATCTACTATAGCAGCATTTAGTCAAGGTACAATTTTAGGTTCAGTATTACTGGGTTTACAAGTAAATAATGAACAGCTGACTCCTTTATGGTTACATCCTTTCTCTCTGGCTATGGGAGCACTAATCACTATCGCTTATTGCTCACTTGGCAGCTTATGGTTACAAATTAATACTGAACCTATGTTAGAGAAAAAATGTAATCGTATTGCAAATAAAATGATCGGTTTATTCAGCCTGCTTAGCTTAATTGTGGTATATAGTTTTTTTGGTAACTTTTCATGGACAGATACAACATTTGTACTTTCTGTCATTAGCTACAAATGGATGATTCTTATGGTAGTTGGCCTGTTTGGTTTTCTTACAATAAAAAGTAATAGCAGTATGCAAAACTCATCTAAACAAGCATTTTTATTGTTTTGCAGCTACTTATTTATATTATATTTAGGATTATTGAACTTAGTTTTTCCCTACATCATTCCTGGAAAACTAACTATCTGGCAGGCAATGGGCAATGAAAATAGTTTACAATTTGCTTTAGTTGGTGTGGCAATTTTACTACCTGTTGTACTTGCCTATACAGTATACAGTTATAAAGTTTTTTCAGGTAAACCAGATAGTAGTGCCGGAGCTTACTAA
- a CDS encoding DUF4166 domain-containing protein, translating into MQKNIIHKHLGESFKDLPPLLQQAHSGDIYLQGSVTVKRGNLLANFLANIIKMPPANSNCNLKVYGSHNEDIMKWQRHFENHIMESSFKLQGDYLIENLGPIKLLLKLNVTNNKLIYNVVKTSIFGINIPKPLQPKLTAFEMEYNGLYRFHVSICLPIIGLLIGYNGDLHIT; encoded by the coding sequence ATGCAAAAAAATATCATACATAAGCATCTCGGGGAGTCTTTTAAAGATTTACCCCCATTGTTACAACAAGCTCATAGCGGAGACATATACTTACAGGGATCAGTTACTGTCAAGCGTGGAAACCTGCTAGCCAATTTTCTTGCCAATATAATTAAAATGCCCCCAGCCAACTCAAACTGTAATTTAAAGGTTTATGGTAGTCATAATGAAGATATCATGAAGTGGCAAAGACATTTTGAAAATCATATTATGGAAAGTAGTTTTAAGTTACAGGGAGATTATTTAATTGAAAACCTCGGACCAATTAAGTTACTACTAAAATTAAACGTAACAAATAACAAACTCATATATAACGTAGTAAAGACATCTATCTTTGGTATAAACATTCCTAAGCCACTTCAGCCCAAGCTTACTGCTTTTGAAATGGAATATAATGGTCTGTATCGATTCCATGTTTCTATTTGTCTACCTATTATTGGCTTATTGATAGGTTATAATGGAGATTTACACATTACATGA
- a CDS encoding c-type cytochrome: protein MIKLPVIALALLYIQSTSANNEQFNDLLKSKLSDPTALEKSLSSAKDKVFICTYCHGIDGNSQKEYIPNLASQNPEYTITQLINYSLNKRKSLTMNKISAELSLEDKVDIAIYYSKSDIRNKHKKESSLSSRGEKIFNTACFICHGKNAKGNKNIPSLAKQNEKYIKDTLLEFKNNKNYRPESPMFEIAAKLSRNDIQSIAAYISRISDEDS, encoded by the coding sequence ATGATAAAATTACCTGTTATTGCATTAGCTTTATTATATATTCAATCAACAAGTGCTAATAACGAGCAGTTTAACGACTTATTAAAAAGCAAACTTTCTGACCCTACTGCTTTAGAAAAGTCGTTAAGCTCAGCCAAAGATAAAGTATTTATATGCACTTATTGTCATGGAATTGATGGCAATAGTCAAAAAGAATATATACCCAACCTTGCTTCACAAAACCCTGAATATACTATTACCCAACTTATAAACTACTCACTAAATAAACGAAAAAGTCTAACAATGAACAAAATATCAGCTGAGCTATCATTAGAAGACAAGGTTGATATTGCTATATATTACTCAAAATCAGATATAAGAAACAAGCATAAAAAAGAATCATCATTAAGCAGCCGGGGAGAAAAAATATTTAACACCGCATGCTTTATTTGTCATGGAAAAAATGCCAAAGGTAATAAAAACATACCCTCACTAGCTAAACAAAATGAAAAATATATTAAAGACACCCTATTAGAGTTTAAAAACAATAAAAACTATAGGCCCGAGTCTCCTATGTTCGAAATTGCAGCCAAATTATCACGTAATGATATACAATCTATCGCTGCTTATATATCACGTATATCTGATGAAGACAGTTAG
- a CDS encoding PAS domain-containing sensor histidine kinase → MINDVELITSYINDHKLKKITSRSATSIKNRIVNFVSRLIKTRQFYDQVRFISSDGRELIRINNKQSSPIIVEEKKLQDKSNRYYFKAVKYISKDSVYISPLDWNMEGGKLEYPLKATIRIVKPIYQNSQFMGAVAINYHAHSLINQLYGKATYSQNHSKVFLINNSGYSAISPISLTAPPTDKSNQSKLIQTKAYFNQEKPKLWQTMLKKNSGHYYSENTLYTYSQINPPLFKQHQVPPLWIVSSTIKMSYAQLWYLIPLYTVIGILVFFASSLFAYFHQKNRQIQTLHQYAESYRQVLKKIQLAAITLNQNGDIEFCNDFFLSLTKFNKDQLVNKPFMKICIPEKLRHQLQNKINQAFFQQQSFRHYTTLLKCSDDSVKIVNLTITYSPALTHHTHSVTLVGEDITAQVINEDQLLRLSHVVDQSSFGVILTDPKGVVVYANDTYINMIKEPITDILNQPAQLFNSELDPNLKETIFHSLHENQHWTGEVKLDKKHSAQSQWVRLAISTIKEQDQVLYISVLLQDINEEKRLAKQVQQESQKRQTSEKLAAIGQASTTIAHDLRNPLCSIKMALQMSQHHYVKQENKANELFSIALEQISYMEKTLDDLLSFSRPEKLTPEWTSIKQIIESTLSCQSKLIKESHATISLNIESNSPHIFADATKLRRILQNLLVNAIQATYILPTTKRNVTITATKEVNNSNHFLQIVIENNGETIREADLNKVFQPFYTTKNKGTGLGLAIVNQLTLQHQGSITLEPIQPLGTRAILYLPIDYTRVNKQFSTYELPEAIAIEQ, encoded by the coding sequence ATGATTAATGATGTTGAATTAATCACCTCTTACATAAATGATCATAAACTTAAAAAAATAACATCTAGATCAGCCACTTCAATTAAAAATCGTATTGTTAATTTTGTCAGCAGGCTAATCAAAACAAGACAATTCTACGACCAGGTTCGCTTTATAAGCAGTGACGGCAGGGAGCTAATCAGGATAAATAACAAACAAAGCTCACCTATCATTGTCGAAGAAAAAAAACTACAAGATAAAAGTAACAGATACTATTTTAAAGCAGTAAAATATATAAGTAAGGACTCTGTTTATATCTCACCATTAGACTGGAATATGGAAGGAGGCAAACTGGAATACCCTTTAAAAGCTACAATTCGTATTGTTAAGCCTATTTACCAAAACTCTCAGTTTATGGGAGCCGTTGCTATCAATTATCATGCACACAGCCTCATCAACCAGTTATATGGTAAAGCCACTTACTCACAAAACCACAGTAAAGTTTTTTTAATAAACAATTCAGGCTACTCTGCCATATCCCCAATATCGCTAACTGCTCCCCCAACAGATAAGTCTAATCAGTCAAAACTGATACAAACAAAAGCTTATTTCAACCAGGAAAAGCCAAAGCTATGGCAAACTATGCTTAAAAAAAATTCAGGCCACTACTACAGTGAAAATACCCTATATACCTACAGTCAGATTAATCCTCCACTATTTAAACAGCATCAAGTTCCACCTTTATGGATAGTTTCAAGCACTATAAAAATGAGCTACGCCCAACTATGGTACTTAATTCCTCTATATACCGTTATCGGCATACTTGTTTTCTTTGCTTCTTCTCTTTTTGCCTATTTTCACCAGAAAAACAGACAAATTCAAACCTTACATCAATATGCAGAAAGCTATCGCCAGGTTCTAAAAAAAATTCAACTGGCTGCAATTACTCTCAACCAAAATGGAGACATTGAGTTTTGTAATGATTTCTTCTTATCTTTGACTAAGTTCAATAAAGATCAATTAGTTAATAAACCGTTTATGAAAATTTGCATACCTGAAAAACTACGCCATCAATTACAAAATAAAATTAACCAAGCTTTTTTTCAGCAGCAAAGTTTTCGTCATTATACAACCTTACTAAAGTGTAGTGATGATTCAGTAAAAATTGTTAACTTAACTATTACCTACAGCCCAGCTCTAACTCACCATACTCATTCAGTAACATTAGTAGGTGAAGATATAACTGCCCAAGTAATTAATGAAGATCAGCTACTAAGATTGAGTCATGTCGTAGATCAAAGTTCTTTTGGTGTAATATTAACAGACCCAAAGGGTGTCGTTGTTTACGCTAATGATACATATATCAACATGATTAAAGAACCAATAACAGATATTCTTAATCAACCAGCTCAACTATTTAATTCTGAGCTTGATCCAAATTTAAAAGAAACTATTTTTCATAGCTTACATGAAAACCAACACTGGACAGGAGAAGTCAAATTAGACAAAAAGCACTCAGCTCAATCCCAATGGGTTCGGCTAGCCATTTCAACAATTAAAGAACAAGATCAAGTACTATATATTTCAGTTCTACTACAAGATATTAATGAAGAAAAAAGGCTTGCCAAGCAAGTACAACAAGAGAGTCAAAAAAGACAAACCAGTGAAAAATTAGCCGCGATTGGTCAAGCATCTACAACAATTGCTCATGATTTACGAAACCCACTTTGCTCCATTAAGATGGCATTGCAAATGAGCCAGCACCACTATGTTAAACAAGAAAATAAAGCTAACGAGTTATTTTCGATTGCTCTTGAGCAAATAAGTTACATGGAAAAAACCTTAGATGATTTATTATCATTTAGTAGACCTGAAAAACTTACCCCTGAATGGACCTCAATAAAGCAAATAATTGAAAGTACCCTTTCTTGCCAGAGCAAACTAATAAAAGAAAGCCATGCTACTATTTCATTAAATATTGAGAGTAACTCACCACATATTTTTGCAGATGCAACCAAGCTTCGTCGTATTTTACAAAATTTACTTGTCAATGCTATCCAAGCGACTTATATACTACCAACAACCAAACGAAATGTTACTATCACAGCAACCAAAGAAGTTAATAACTCTAATCATTTTTTACAAATAGTAATCGAAAATAATGGTGAAACCATCAGAGAAGCAGACCTTAACAAAGTTTTTCAGCCATTTTATACAACTAAAAATAAAGGCACAGGGCTTGGCCTAG